cagagtcctgagcagggagaAGCCCGTGAGagccagcacaggccagagacacAGCAGGGAATCCGGCCAGGGGAGAAATGGGATAAATTGATTCGTCGGAGTAGAAAggtgaaggaaaagaaagaaactgtTCAACAGAGAATACCTGCTGGAGAGAGACCCAACACATGCGGTGACTGTGGGAAAAACTTTTGTTGGAGATTAGACCTGATTAGACACCAAAGAACCCACACGGGAGAAAAACCCTATAACTGCCCTGATTGCGAGAGAAGCTTCAGACGGAGCTCAACCCTTAttgaacatcagagaatccacagtgGAGAGAAGCCTTATAAGTGCCCTGACTGTGAGAAAAGCTTTCGTTGGAGCTCAAACCTCACTACACATCAGAGAttccatacaggagagagaccctataagtgTCCAGAATGTGAGAAAAACTTCTGTTGCAGCTCAGACCTCACAAAACACCAGAGAACCCACAGTGGAGAGAAGCCCCATAAGTGCCCCAACTGCGAGAAAAGCTTCAGAAGCAGATCAGAACTCACTCAACACCAGAGAACCCatacgggagagagaccctacaggTGCACTgtatgtgggaaaagcttccctCAAAGCTCACAGCTTCTGTTACACCacagaatccacacgggagagagaccctataactGCCCCAACTGCAGGAAAAGCTTCAGCTGGAAATCAAACCTTATtaatcatcagagaatccacacgggggAGAGACCCTATAATTGTCACAACTGTGGGAAATGCTTCAATCAAAGCTCAAACCTTAACaaacaccagagaatccacaaaGGACAAAAGCACTAGAAGCGTCATACCAGTGATGGGCCAAGTGAATAACATCTTTGCTGGTTCCCATCAATCTGAGAGGGTCAGGCCACGCTGGACTGGCTGTCTAACAAGGACATGCAACAATTATTAAAGCAGAGAATGAAACCACCTTCTTGGAACAGAGCCATGCGGAGCAAGAGGCTGAGATAAGATTCACACATTGTGATGGGGTTTGATTACAACTTCTCAAGAAGTTCTGAACATCCTCTGATCGGCTCTTACAGTTTAATTTGGTGCTAGTAACCTAGAACCATCTTTATTTTATAAGCTGTAAATTATTGTTTATTCCTGATAGTGTATTAAGTGGAGGGGAGGGTGTCTTAAGCCCTGCCCCTGTCATGGTAAAAGATGCCTATGTTCAGTCTGCAGGGAGACACCAATCTCTGCTTACCATTCACAAACCAGGAATGACAGGCACTCCTCTGGCTATGGGGCCACATTCAGTAGGAGTGTTCAGAGGCTGCCTAACTCCACTCAAAACAACctactgggggaagaggaggcttTACctcataacctttagcccagtggttagggcacttacccAGAGGAGAGAGACCCAGTTCAATTCTGCCTGATCAGAAGAAGGGATTTGCCACCTCTCTGGTGAGTGCCCAGgtactgagctatggga
This portion of the Dermochelys coriacea isolate rDerCor1 chromosome 14, rDerCor1.pri.v4, whole genome shotgun sequence genome encodes:
- the LOC119842764 gene encoding zinc finger protein 34-like, with product MTTRSVKRLQQLLLLRRSGAELPGADAAAASIVSQEPGRSRRCCCPAGSVRGEPFPSAPRGPAGGTCSGGWEQPRALPTPAPEPEAAGFPISKPVVISWLERGEEPWVPDIKEYKERESPRDAHTAADGTVSENEEKNPQPVELHGVLLERAEEDVSQSPEQGEARESQHRPETQQGIRPGEKWDKLIRRSRKVKEKKETVQQRIPAGERPNTCGDCGKNFCWRLDLIRHQRTHTGEKPYNCPDCERSFRRSSTLIEHQRIHSGEKPYKCPDCEKSFRWSSNLTTHQRFHTGERPYKCPECEKNFCCSSDLTKHQRTHSGEKPHKCPNCEKSFRSRSELTQHQRTHTGERPYRCTVCGKSFPQSSQLLLHHRIHTGERPYNCPNCRKSFSWKSNLINHQRIHTGERPYNCHNCGKCFNQSSNLNKHQRIHKGQKH